A DNA window from Chryseobacterium scophthalmum contains the following coding sequences:
- a CDS encoding rhomboid family intramembrane serine protease yields MFNNIPPLTRNIIIINVVVFIVVTLLNSNQVNAYLAAFYPFSPFFHSWQIITHMFMHGSFMHILFNMLTLFSFGPILEQSLGDKKFLILYFLSGLGAFFLFNLWNFVEVEQIKSSLESFGFDINGYLAGESVQFKGNSAAIITQQGLLEDLKNIISIPMVGASGAIFGVIAAFATLYPEARIGIMFIPIPVKVKYVLPIVIIVSIGLGVTGSVGGIAHLAHVGGAIVGFILAKIWKKHLYRFK; encoded by the coding sequence ATGTTTAATAATATACCGCCACTTACCCGAAATATCATTATAATAAATGTAGTTGTATTTATTGTAGTAACTCTTCTGAACAGCAATCAAGTAAATGCATATTTAGCAGCTTTCTATCCATTCTCACCCTTTTTTCACTCTTGGCAAATAATCACACATATGTTTATGCATGGAAGTTTTATGCATATTTTATTTAATATGCTGACTCTTTTCAGCTTCGGTCCGATACTGGAACAAAGCTTGGGTGACAAAAAATTTCTAATACTATATTTTTTAAGTGGGCTTGGTGCATTTTTCTTATTTAATTTATGGAATTTTGTTGAAGTTGAGCAAATCAAATCTAGTTTAGAAAGTTTTGGGTTTGACATTAATGGTTATTTAGCAGGAGAATCTGTTCAATTCAAAGGAAATTCGGCGGCTATTATTACCCAACAGGGATTATTAGAAGACTTAAAAAATATTATTTCAATACCGATGGTTGGTGCATCCGGAGCAATCTTTGGAGTTATTGCTGCGTTTGCAACTTTATATCCTGAAGCAAGAATTGGAATTATGTTCATTCCCATTCCCGTAAAAGTAAAATATGTTCTCCCAATTGTTATTATCGTTTCAATAGGATTAGGCGTTACAGGAAGCGTTGGTGGAATTGCTCACTTAGCTCACGTTGGAGGTGCAATTGTAGGGTTTATTTTAGCTAAAATTTGGAAAAAACACTTATATAGATTCAAATAA
- a CDS encoding endonuclease/exonuclease/phosphatase family protein, which translates to MKIFRLILFILHLGLLLLLTGVLLNAYIPPKIFPWSNLLSLGFPILVIGYVILTFFWIFSWKKRAFVFMFLGLFFLNPVKRWVNYSSESKETANLKILTFNIKGGTLGKDKIQDYIDHQKADLVFVQENGGELKLQNLTGKDSIPVISLYTHYKIISRKNLFEGLPNRDITVQCEQVDLEIRDKIYRVINVHLESFGVVKSMVKLNGNSEEDEQKVKNIVKRLIPTFKSHQEQVQIIRKSIDASPYPVIVAGDFNAVPNSYEYYKTSEGLKDAFYEVGRGSGTSFHDYKYPLRIDYIFTSESIKPVSYKVDRSVNLSDHFPVIATFKIE; encoded by the coding sequence GTGAAAATTTTCCGATTAATACTTTTCATACTGCATTTAGGATTATTACTTCTGTTAACAGGAGTTTTACTGAATGCTTATATTCCACCGAAAATTTTTCCTTGGTCTAATTTACTGTCTTTAGGCTTTCCTATTTTAGTTATTGGATATGTTATTCTCACGTTCTTTTGGATTTTCAGCTGGAAAAAAAGAGCATTTGTCTTTATGTTTTTGGGATTATTTTTCTTAAATCCTGTAAAGAGATGGGTTAATTATTCTTCTGAAAGTAAAGAAACAGCAAACCTTAAAATTCTTACGTTTAATATAAAAGGAGGTACTTTAGGTAAAGATAAAATACAAGATTATATTGATCATCAAAAAGCAGATCTAGTTTTTGTTCAAGAAAACGGAGGAGAATTAAAACTTCAAAACCTTACCGGAAAGGATAGTATTCCTGTAATATCACTTTACACACATTATAAAATTATTTCCCGTAAAAATCTATTTGAAGGTCTTCCTAATAGAGATATAACTGTACAGTGCGAACAAGTAGACCTTGAAATTAGAGATAAAATCTATCGTGTCATAAATGTTCATTTAGAATCTTTCGGTGTTGTAAAAAGTATGGTTAAACTTAACGGAAACAGCGAGGAAGATGAGCAAAAAGTAAAGAATATTGTAAAGCGCTTAATTCCTACTTTTAAATCGCACCAAGAACAAGTTCAAATTATCAGAAAAAGTATTGATGCTTCTCCTTACCCTGTAATTGTTGCAGGAGATTTTAATGCCGTTCCTAATTCTTATGAATACTATAAAACCTCAGAAGGATTAAAAGATGCTTTCTACGAAGTAGGCAGAGGAAGTGGAACCAGTTTTCATGATTACAAATACCCCTTAAGAATAGATTATATTTTTACTTCAGAATCTATAAAACCGGTTAGCTATAAAGTTGATCGCTCCGTAAATCTTTCTGATCATTTTCCGGTGATTGCTACTTTTAAAATTGAATAA